In Vicia villosa cultivar HV-30 ecotype Madison, WI unplaced genomic scaffold, Vvil1.0 ctg.001377F_1_1, whole genome shotgun sequence, the sequence GTTAAGCTTTTCGGCTTTTCCAATGGAAATGGCAAAAGTTTACAGTTTCAATGAATGTTTGACCAAAGCTTGTAAGGAGCAACTTCGGTTAAAATCGAATCTTCACCAAGCATATAAAGCTTACTCAAACAGGCTGACAATATTTAAAGGAAGCCAGGGGTGGACCCACAGTTTGCAAGAACCTGTGCTTCCCAACCACAGATATTATGTTGTGTATGCAAAAACTATCACGATTGAACTAGGTAATGGGTGCACAGAATCTTTTAAGCATATGAATTTCCCAAAATATACAAGCTATGCACTGAAAAAGTTAACTGTTTTAAAATAAACAGGACCAACATCAAGTTGTTAACAAGTCAAAAACATATTGGAAACAACAATAGAAGACAAATGTACTTACTTTGCTTCACAATTAGGTCGGCATGAATGACATATTCGACTGGCATAGTTAGCCTTATGCATGGCATCAACAACAACCAAGTCATAACCATCAGCATCACCCTGTCATGTAAATGAAGATTAGGCTAGTCCACAAAGTTGATAGATTGACAAACAAAATCAAGTTAAAACAACAAATTTCTTTTCTGAAGCATCAGGCACCTTTGGCCTCTCGAGGTATATGTTATAAAATTCTGGTGCTGGATCTTTGCTATTTTTTTGCAGAGATCGTATCCCATCTTGTTTCTCAAACCACTTCCATACAGGATACAcctgataaaaataaaaactatgtaAATATGTGAAATAAAAATTTGCAGCCATCATATTAAGACTAAGTTTCTAAATAACACAGCACACCAATTGAAGAGGATAACAAACATCATGTATAAGCATATACTGTCCATGTGACATTCTGTGCAAAACTACAAGATGGCACAGCCAGAAATGGTAAATATTCAATGAGGCAAACTAGAAAACAGAATGTTAAAAAATGTCATAAAGCAAATAGGAATAAAGATCAAGATCACAATTTTATAGGCGAACGTCACAaaactaataatttaataattcatgtgtatttcaaatttaaaacgTGTCAAAATTTGCAGCAATCAATCATAAATAGTTTGATGATGGAAAATATGAAACTACTATATTGTCTACTCTCATCAGTATATACATTATAGGATAGATAGATATTGAGATTATATAACTTGCATATTTATACCTGAAAAGAAACGTGAATAAAGAagtataaataaaatatcaatataaATAGGTAGCCATACCTCTCCAAGAAACTCCACGACAAAATCATCTTCGCCAAAGCCCTCTTCCTTATTGCAAACAACACCAAGCCCCTGCATGATCCAGATCAATTGACAGTTATAGGCAGCTCAAAGAAGGAAACAAACTGAATTTAGTACTGAATTGAATCACCTAGGACAGAGAGAACCAATGGAAGCTAACCATTGAATTTTAGTGTTTCATAAATACAAGCATGCGTGTATGTATGTATGCATGAACAAATTCATAAAGTGTATACCTTTCTATAAGCTACATATTTATCATCAGGACGTCTGCCTATGGCTTTTAGGATACCTTGGCACATACCAATCATTCTTGCGTCACGGTGCTCCTCTGCACACCTTTCAATCTCTTGGATAACAGGCTGCAAAGGGTAGCTCATTGGAGTGCTTCCAGTTCCGGTAAAATGCCTAACTTGCATATTCAATGTCCGAAGGAGTGTCTCTTCTATAAACACATGCTTCTCTTGAAGAGACCAATCTAACCCCTCAGGCATAGAATCAAGTAAAAGATTGTGTGTATAGGGATCGATTCCATAAACCTCTTGCTCAATAACCTCATTTTCAAGCCTTTTTCTAGGTTTGTAATCCTTGACTTCAGGAAGTTCCATATCAGACTCCTCAGTGCCATTCTTTTGTGCAGCCAACTTCTCTGCATAGTCATCTGGTAGTGAAACCCGCATCTTCCTTTGCACATCATCCTCATCAGCTACAATGACATATTGATCAATGACATCATATTTCCGAGTAACAGGAGGAACCAAACTTGCTTTCGTCATACGAGCTCCCCATTCACGTTCATCTGTAATGAAATCCAACCCATCACTAGGTGTGAAGTATCCATTTCCCTTTGATTCTCTGGTTCGTCTCTCTAGATGAGCTTCTTGGTCACTATCAGTATTGGAGGTTGAAGTATCACCGTCACTATTGCCATCTTCAGAAGACCTATCAAGGTCATCAGATGTCTCACTCTCTGAGTCCATAGATTTCTTATTCAATTTTGATAAACGCCTTCTGATTTCTCTATCAGAAGCATACTCTCCATTATCCAAACCACCATGTATTCCATCACTCCTATACTTTCTCTCAGTCACTAATCTATTCTTCTTGTACTTAGAGGAAGTAGAACAGAATGCCAACGGTAAGTCATTTCCCGATAACTTCAATTGCGCATCTCTATCATTCACATATTTAGAACTTTCCTCCAACCGTGTTGCAAGCTGAATAAATAATGAGATAACATGATTCATATCATTAGCATCACCACGATTCTTTGCCCTGTAATAAATACGCATATaagtaaattattaattaaataaatatgggCGGTAGAGGAAAGGGAGAATCTGTACAAGAGTGAGGAACTAGTTACACAAGGTGGATAATCAGGAGAGTATAAATAAACAGAGAAAATAAAAAGCAGCCCAACTGAAGAATTGTAGCAGAGCCACTATAGGATGTAAGGAGGAACTTTTCTCTTGGAAGAGAGAATCCATTTCTGTGAATATCATAATGGAATTGATTCTCTCCTTAGCACAGTTCTATTACTTTCCATACTCTTTTTCAATAATCCATAATTTTAAATTGTGGGGGCAAtattatatgcatatatattgttTTTAAGAGTGCAAGTATACATCATAATATTCTCGACGacttttcaaattttgaaaacaTATGAacgattataaaaaatatatactaaCTTTGCAAAAAATATACATAATACTCCTAGTCAAGAAGGAAAAACAAAAAACTATCAAAACCAATGAACCTCATATTTGTTGTTACTTTTTGAAGGTTTTGTCAAATATCGAGAATTGTGAGATATTAAATGCACCCACTAATATTAAAAGACAAACATTTTAAAGAAGGGCAAAAAAGTCTTTTAAACAATAAATGCATCTTAGAAGTTGTGACTTTTTCttataaaaggaataaaaaaaatcaaaattttattataataaagacAAGAAAATTGCAATTCTAAAATTATTATGATCTAAAAGAtgcaatataaatttaattatatttttcataaattggCTATGAGGGACAAATATTAAAGAGGTGAGAGTTTTTACGTAAATTATGGGCCGCACTGCATTATAATGGAGTTTAAACTTTTGTGTATGTAACTGTGTATAGATATTTTTTccaaagatgaaaataagaaatattataaatatttaagagGCGAGAGTTTTTAGGTAATTTATAGGCCGCACTACATTACAATGGGGTTGAAACTTTTGTGTATGTAATTGTGTATagatattttttcaaaagataaaaacatGAAATATTATAAATAGACTTCACCACTAGCATAAGACATAAATTGAGAAAATTTACAATTACCAAAGTTATTTGAGATTTTTTGAACAAGAGCCTATGTGCAATCATACAAAAGAACCACCACAATTCCATCAACGTGTCGGTAGTGCCAGAAACATAGCCAACTAGCGGCCTTTATGCCAAATCTACTAGTAACCAAACCAATTAAATAAGCAACTAAGCCAAAATACCCCAAAGTTATTAAGTATACATTTTATACATATAGCATTGTATCAAAGAATATTATTGCAGGCGAGTGCCCCCACAAAACCGTAAGTGCATCCATCTCTGATCTTTTGCATTCTTCTTAGAACATACAGATACACGCACATGTGCCCACATATACCCCACATATGATAACCATagaatcaaaaaaagaaaaagaaaaagaaactctcTCCGTCCCAATTTATGAGCACCTTTGGGGAAAAAATTATCCCTAAACTCTTCCAAACTGCTAGAtgcatttaataattttttttccaaatatacCCCTAATTAAACTACTAATTTATCTTGGAAGATAAAAATTCTATATATTAAAAGTGTTTATACCCAAAGGACAGTTTAGTAATAGTAAAACACAAAATATACACATTAATTACATATCAACTTTTCTAAATGTTTTAAATATAATTCTATACGTATTGTGTTATTATTTGTATAGATTGTACTCGCTGGGCTAATTAGGCCATTAGGTATAGCATAGTCTATTTAAACAGTTTAGTGGTTGTACTCTAATTACTTTTGATATAGTATTCAGAAAATCATTGTCCAATTCTaagcttaatatatgtgaaaacTGAAAAGTGGCAAAGGGGCAGAGGAACGAGGGAGTATATGACAAAAAAAGCATTCATATCaaggaaaaagatgaaaaaagaaaacTTAAACCTACTTCATTGCATCTCGGCACATTCTGCTTATGTCCTCCTTCACAGAGCTCAGCCCATGCCCACTGTAATAACCTCTTTTTATTTTAGCCTCAATTTCTGCAACCTATaagcaaataataataatacattagAAATTCTAAATAACAAAAATTTCATAATTACTTGAAAAGAATTTATTGCAGAAATTATTCATGTACCTTGGGTACAAAAAAGTCACAAGCATTTGCCTTCATAATTTCCCTGAGTCTTGAAGCAAGAAATTCCTCCATCTTTTTGTAACCACTTTCCGACTTCTTAATTGACCATCGTCTTGTTCGAGCATCTCTAGAGAGGATAGAAGAGGACTTTCTTGCATCATATAATTTTGAACGCTTGTATAAATTTTGACGGAATAATTGCTTCACCGTGTCTCTCTTGTCCACACTATCAAAATAAACCTTCAGCTCACCAAAATTATCCCTAATACCAAAACTACTGGCTTTAGAAACGGACAAAGATTGATCAGTAATCTGTTTGAGGCTTCTGATTTTATGTGGCTCATCTGCAATTTTAGTTATGCGTGAATTTCGGCTCTTGATCCATTTCACATTGGAAAATTTAGGAGTGAGCTCCTCAAACTGATTGCACCCTCTGATATCTACAGTAGATAAACCAGGAAATAAGAGAAACACTTTCTCTAGCATGTCAGCAGTAATATTGGTGCAACCCATTAGAATCATAGATTTGATTTTGTCTTTTTCATAGGCATTCTGCAAGCAAACAATCAGGTTAGATGGGAAAACAATGAAATATTTCTGACAATgttaaatgaaaaatataataaacctACCACAATATTCCAAAGTATGGAATCGGTGCAAAAATGGCCAAGGGATGACAAGTTGACATTTTTCGAAACTTCTTTGTAAAACTTTACAGACGCTTTCCAATGCTTGCATGTCATGGACGCAAAGACGAGAGACTTCAAATCAGACCTCAAGAAGTGGAAGACTCGTGCCAACATTCGACCGTCCAATAAGCCCCACCTTTCCTCCTTGGAAACAGTAACGCCGTTCTCTTCAGCAGAGAAAGTAACATCACCAGACAGGGCCTCAAGAGTGGATTTATCATTCTCAATAATAAAGCTGtcatcttcaaaatcactctcttcTTCACTATCTTCAACCAGCACCCGGATTCTTTTGGAAGCATGCGCATCACCTTCTGAAATAAATATGACCCAACACATGTCAATATTTCAAGTAATTAATAGTATGATAATACAAATAAGTTTCAAGAATATAGATATTCTTCTAATACTATTTACTaccaatattttaatattaaaattttatttaacagTGATTATAAACAGGTGGTGCATAAGGCTTACACAAGGCAGGGTCTATGGTCTAAAGAGGGTAGATGTATGAAACCTAATTCTGCGCGGAGAGGCTGTTTCCAGGATTTTAGTGCATGACTGAATTCCATGTCACAAGGAAGCAACCTTACTATGGTGCCAAGGCTCTACCTCATGTTTAAAAGTGATCATGAAAAGAAACAATTATCCTAATGAAATAGGTTGGTTCATAATGAGAAGCATAGGATTAGATTTAGATGGATAATGTATTTCATGAGGAAGCCCAAGACAGAGCCCACCAAGTAAGCTTCAGAAACAAGAAAAAGCACCCAACTGAACATAGACTAAGCAAGTCTCGAATGGGTGAAGAGTTTGGGGAGGGGGGAAGACTACCGACAAGCAGAATGAATCAGTGTGCACAACAATGTTTCGAACAAATCCAAAATTGGATAGAGGAGGGGTAGAGAGAAGCACTGAAAAGAAGTGTACAAGCTGCAAAAACCAGAATCAGAACAAAGTTGCGGGCAAGATGTTAAAAAGAGGCATACGAGAAGTTGAGAATACTGAATCGAAGAGGTTGTCAGATTCTTTAAGCAAGTAGAGATCATTGAGGAACAGAAAAGAGAATCTCATGGGAGAGACATGCATCAGAAATTGCTTGGCTGGTTGAGTTTTTTTCCCAGTAAACTGATTATTTTGAACCAGGTTGCCAAGCGAAAGAAAGGCCCAATAGGACCTAGAATTGTTGTAGCTCAACAGTCCCTTCAAATTATACGCGTAAGATTACTGATTCTACAAGATCTGAAAGTTTGTGATTCTCAATCTGAATTACTCAAGGGCTTGAAAACAACGAAACTTGTGATTTTGACTAGACTGGTTTAGAAGACATGATAAAATGATAGCACCGAAAGATTCTCAATAAAGCATATTGACATGAATAATGATGCATAGTGCAGCAATCAATTCTCCATATCATTTTATCAATCATATTAAGAAAATTAACACATACCACCAACTAGATGTCGTTAATCAAAATAGAACTAGTGATAGACAGATCTGGAACCAGATAGAGTGAAAGAGGTGAATCACTGAAGGGAAGATCCTTCAAGAAATGCTTTATTTCTGAGTAGTATGAATACAATTCCAAAGAACAGAAATTTTAAGAGTATGGTAATGCACATGAGGCCTAATGATATACAATTGTATAAAGTAGGACCAACTAAAactatattacatatattttccaataaaTGAGTTTCCAACTTAACTATATGAAGTATACAAAATAATAACCAAAAATACCAAAATTGCACACAAGATTTAAAGGTGTGAGGCAGCGGTTTATTTCATTTAGTAGCTAATCAAACAGCTTAGTATCTACTTTCACAATTTAGCATGATTTGACCTGTGTACTCTAGTGTTCAGATATATTTGTTCATTGCAATGCTGCATCACTTTGTActgaaaataaattttatgttAAAATTTGGAAGGAAAAACCATAGTTGCCAAGGGCAGCTAACCCCAAAACTAGGATAGCAGGGTGACTGCtacttgaatttttttaaatatcgaTAAGTAGTTTGTTTATAAATATATCTAACTACTAAATGTTCATTTTATGAGACTTTACTACATGAAACTATAATTTGATTAATGATTTATTTTtactattagtttttttttatcaaaaagtaTATTTTTATGAGATATCTATTACGTTActtttttatttgattactgATCTATTTTTACtactattattcataaaataatatattattattattaaatattatatttatgagaattatattttaatattttattatcttattattttattattggttTATTACTACTACTGTGTTACTTTATTTTAAAAGACTCAAGAGGTCAAAGGCCCAAATTTTGTGATACAGCCTGTTTTAGTTACATTTTGTCTGCCGTAGCCCTTAACGGCCCAAATATTCTTCTCCCTAAACCTAGCATCTAAACAACAGAAGCATAGCAGCACTGTAACAACCAACATTGTAACGGACACATGGAAAACACAGATTTATGTGTGTTCTAAGCTCGAGATAAATGCTGGAAAACACAGCTTTGGCCAGAAAACATAGATATCTGTTGCCGAAAAATTTCAGATCTGGCCAGAAAACTTAGATCTCTGTTGCCGAAAATTTCAGATCTGGCCAGAAAACACACAACGTTGTATCCGAAAAATGCAGATTTGTTAGCAAAATTGCATGGCACTCTAGGAGCACCGCTAAACACATAAACTGAGACAGCATCTAAACAAGAGAAGTATAGTAGCACTGTAACAGCCACCCACAACCAACATTGTAACGGGCACATGGAAAACACTGATTTATGTGTTCTAAGCTCGAGATAAAAGCTTCATGCTGGAAAACGTAGCAGTGGCCAGAAAACTTAGATCTCTGTTGCCGAAAATTTCAGATCTGGCCAGAAAACACAACGTTGAATCCGAAAAATGCAGATTCGTCAGAAAAATTGCATGGCACTCTAGGAGCACCATAAACCGAGACAGAAAATCCTTCTGTGATTGTTGCTACTCCCTTCTGCGACATAGCATCGCTTATGGGAGTGGACAGCCTCCATTCCACTCAGCTCTGCCACTATCGATGTGCTACTGGCTGCTATTGACAACATAGGGAAAAACACAAATATTTGGATGAACCCATCCCAAGAAGTACCTGTACGAGATTACCCAGTTCTAAGGTTACAACAATGATTTAAAGGTACCAGTGGATCCATAGCTGGTGAGGAAAATGTTAAATCAAGTGGTTTACATGATAAGAGATTTCTTTGAAGTTTGAACGAAATGAAATGAAgaaacatgataaaaatataCAGAGAGAAAAAAGGGGGTGAGAACACATCTAAACAGTGCACCTTTAAATTATTCAAAGGTAAGAGAAGACAATGCACATATCATATCATAGCTGGTTGAAACAAAAACAGGGATAgctgtaaattttaaaaaataaattgttaccTGATTTCCAATATATTTGTTTCTCAACTTCCTTCTTTGGTTGTCTTGCATTGATCCAAGGATCTAAAACCTCATTTATTACTGCAGCAAATTCCCGGCTCTTATATGATTTAATTACTAATTCATGTAGTTTCCCGCGAGTATAACCAACAAACTGGGGGTATATGCTGTTAAACATATTTGACTTAGAATGGGGTTCACCAAATGAAACACCTTGATGTTCTGAAAATTCACTAGACGCTGAACTGCTTTCTTGGTGGCTCTTGTGATGGACATCCAAAGTTTCTGTTGAAGATGTAACAGGAACCCAGAGTTTATCACATTTCCTGAACACACTGCTATACTTCTTTATAATTCCTTGGTCTACTAAAGACTGTAGATCTGAAAACGACGAAGGTCCTCTTTCTCGCCCCGAACCATCAAGATAATACCAGTCGCCCAAATGCAACTGCAAGTCATGGACGGCACAGAGATGATCTTGAGAAATATTAATGGATTCTACACTCTTGCAATAGCCTTGAGAACCTTGATCAATAACAGTTTTAAACTGTGAATCTTCTTCAGATGATGATCTCTTGCTATCCCTGGTTGATGATAAAGGTCGGGCTGACCTTGAATGATATCTATCCTTGCCTTGGGTCTTGTGGTGTGACTCAGAGACCAATGATCCCTGGTCCTTGACCACGCATGAATTTATCCTGACCACTGAGTGAACATTTCCTTTTACTCCTCTAACAGAAATAAACTTGCTTTGAACTGGTCTGCTCACAGTACCACTGCAATCAACCAACTCATCAGTACAAAAAGCCCAAAGAGGAATGTCAAGCTTTCTATTGTGAGATGGATAATACAAGTCTTCTTTCCTAGCCCACCGAGGATCTTCACATCCATAGTTAGGCATTTGACATAGAGGAAACCCATCATTTAGGACCAGTTTCTTTTTAGAATATCTATCTTGGGATTCCTCATTCCTCTTCCAGTCACCGCCTTTGCATGACCATTGAGCAGAAAACCAGTCATCAGGAACGCCAAGGGTAAAGCCGTTATCCTTGTCGAAGTCTTGCTCATTTGATGCAAAATCAACTTTTGAATCATGGTCCATGCTCAGGCAAGTATCGGGCTCAGGAAAACCTAAAGAAAACAAGAGGAGAATACTTGTCATGAAACGTACACCTCAAAGTAATAAACATCAATGGAGGAACTAGTTTTGGAAACATAACAAGATGAATGAAATCACCATTTTAAGCTATCATCAGTTTACATCAAAAtgcattattttaaaaataagtcaAAACATGTTATCTTATTATGCACATGATCCACATACAGTATAAAAATGTACAGAAGTTTATGCAACCACCATATTACTTGTAAAGCTGAAGCAGAACACTAAATCACATAAGATGACAGATTGAGCACAATTCAAATTGTTAGTTCAACTGAAAGAAATAGTTTAACTCATGCAAGCATACAAGAGGATAGTGgagttaaaacaaattatttgtaCACTACCATATAATTGACCAGTAGAGTGTTATAGAGACCATTTAAATCAGTTTCCACAACAGATATCAACTCCATATACTCCACATgcattatttatttgaaaatataCTACCTCAAAATTATAGTGTGCATCTAATTGATGCATCTAGAAAAGTTCTACTTTTTTTCTCAATGTCAGAGGAGGGGGCTGAGTCAACTCAGTGTGAAACCAGCTAAGAAACTACAAGAAGACACCTTCTGATAATCAAGCCAAGACATCAGTAAAGAATAACGCTCAACAAACGTCAATATTTGGCAAGTATCAACTAACAATACCAAAAATgccaaattaattaaaaaaacaaaaatgaaagccTTTCCTCACTAGGTGGgccaaaacaattaaaaaataatattaaaataaaaaccatTCTTTTAAATATCATACCATTTAACGCGTCCAATCAAAGCTAAAAGTAAAACTTGTTAATTGCCACATAACAGCATTAGATAAAAAAAATACCAATCATAACTCCTAAGTGAACCATTAGGCGGTCCAGCAACTACATACCTTTGTAGGCTCCCAAATCGTCCCACTCTGCATATTCAAAATTCATTTGCAGGGCTTCTACAAGACAATAAGAAAACAAGATTGGAAAGATAAGATATAGCAGTAAATAAGGAAAAATGAACagcttgatttaaaaaaaaatatttttattttgtaaaagaAATCCATAAAAATATCATTAACAGAAGCAGAGACCTGTTATTGCCTCAAGCTCCCTTCCAGGAATGACATCATAACCCTCTAACAGAACACCGACCCTTTCATCAAAATGGAGGTCATCCAACGGCTCAGGTGCAAGCATATTGTCATCAGGGTATAAC encodes:
- the LOC131634916 gene encoding histone-lysine N-methyltransferase ATXR3-like isoform X3; this encodes MGDGGVACMPLQQQQQQRVIEKLPSAAEETVCGGKSENGVSSELVKVPEKKKVIKVKKVKKIVKKVKKKIVPVKKKENVNVKKELALDIVSSNGVESGEICGQKEEVEEGELGTLKWPRNELENGEFVPEKLLPLSSSPPPPPPPRSNEIENGDIATERWKKMQVEKGEVDIWRKKEIISEKGWKGENEKGAYGSWRGGISSDVEKGEFIPDRWHKGDTGQDDYGYSRINRYESCRDKGWKTERDWECTPSSGRYAGNDFYRKKEFNRSGSQHVKSAPRWEGGQERNIRISSKIADEEKNEYNGRIHAREYSSGSRLKRHGNDSDGWERKQYGDYAGFKSRRLCDDGSHHVYSDHHVYSENHSRHSVERSYRNSSSKLSADKYSSRHHESSLPTRLAYDKHGCSPRHSERSPHDRARYYDNKDHTSARRSPYGRDRSPYDRDRSPYGRDRSPYSRERSPYSRDRSPYSRERSPYNREKSLHGRERSPYSRERSPYNREKSLHGRERSPCDRNWDRSRNRDLKLRSPIHAERSPQNRGRHHGYRDRTPNLIEQFPFDRTRQNNDRETSNKTLSTEKHNSQHSCKNPENKNIQKEPTLSGKELIGERSVHDANGPVVKGVCNEPEKEQESCRPAINCQDSPCLLLPTEEQPSMEEDMDICDTPPHVPVFADSSSGKWFYLDYCGLEHGPSKLSDIKVLVDEGVLMSDHFIKHIDSDRWLTVENAASPLVAQSFPLIVSDSITQLVNPPEASGNLLSDTGDILQSGPKNDQERQAPFLKSMLYPDDNMLAPEPLDDLHFDERVGVLLEGYDVIPGRELEAITEALQMNFEYAEWDDLGAYKGFPEPDTCLSMDHDSKVDFASNEQDFDKDNGFTLGVPDDWFSAQWSCKGGDWKRNEESQDRYSKKKLVLNDGFPLCQMPNYGCEDPRWARKEDLYYPSHNRKLDIPLWAFCTDELVDCSGTVSRPVQSKFISVRGVKGNVHSVVRINSCVVKDQGSLVSESHHKTQGKDRYHSRSARPLSSTRDSKRSSSEEDSQFKTVIDQGSQGYCKSVESINISQDHLCAVHDLQLHLGDWYYLDGSGRERGPSSFSDLQSLVDQGIIKKYSSVFRKCDKLWVPVTSSTETLDVHHKSHQESSSASSEFSEHQGVSFGEPHSKSNMFNSIYPQFVGYTRGKLHELVIKSYKSREFAAVINEVLDPWINARQPKKEVEKQIYWKSEGDAHASKRIRVLVEDSEEESDFEDDSFIIENDKSTLEALSGDVTFSAEENGVTVSKEERWGLLDGRMLARVFHFLRSDLKSLVFASMTCKHWKASVKFYKEVSKNVNLSSLGHFCTDSILWNIVNAYEKDKIKSMILMGCTNITADMLEKVFLLFPGLSTVDIRGCNQFEELTPKFSNVKWIKSRNSRITKIADEPHKIRSLKQITDQSLSVSKASSFGIRDNFGELKVYFDSVDKRDTVKQLFRQNLYKRSKLYDARKSSSILSRDARTRRWSIKKSESGYKKMEEFLASRLREIMKANACDFFVPKVAEIEAKIKRGYYSGHGLSSVKEDISRMCRDAMKAKNRGDANDMNHVISLFIQLATRLEESSKYVNDRDAQLKLSGNDLPLAFCSTSSKYKKNRLVTERKYRSDGIHGGLDNGEYASDREIRRRLSKLNKKSMDSESETSDDLDRSSEDGNSDGDTSTSNTDSDQEAHLERRTRESKGNGYFTPSDGLDFITDEREWGARMTKASLVPPVTRKYDVIDQYVIVADEDDVQRKMRVSLPDDYAEKLAAQKNGTEESDMELPEVKDYKPRKRLENEVIEQEVYGIDPYTHNLLLDSMPEGLDWSLQEKHVFIEETLLRTLNMQVRHFTGTGSTPMSYPLQPVIQEIERCAEEHRDARMIGMCQGILKAIGRRPDDKYVAYRKGLGVVCNKEEGFGEDDFVVEFLGEVYPVWKWFEKQDGIRSLQKNSKDPAPEFYNIYLERPKGDADGYDLVVVDAMHKANYASRICHSCRPNCEAKVTAVGGHYQIGIYSVRKIQHGEEITFDYNSVTESKEEYEASVCLCGSQVCRGSYLNLTGEGAFQKVLKEWHGILDCHYLMLEACELNSVSEEDYNDLGRAGLGNCLLGGLPDWLVAYAARLVRFINFERTKLPEAILKHNLEEKRKYFSDICLEVERSDAEVQAEGVYNQRLQNLAVTLDKGQDHC
- the LOC131634916 gene encoding histone-lysine N-methyltransferase ATXR3-like isoform X4, which produces MGDGGVACMPLQQQQQQRVIEKLPSAAEETVCGGKSENGVSSELVKVPEKKKVIKVKKVKKIVKKVKKKIVPVKKKENVNVKKELALDIVSSNGVESGEICGQKEEVEEGELGTLKWPRNELENGEFVPEKLLPLSSSPPPPPPPRSNEIENGDIATERWKKMQVEKGEVDIWRKKEIISEKGWKGENEKGAYGSWRGGISSDVEKGEFIPDRWHKGDTGQDDYGYSRINRYESCRDKGWKTERDWECTPSSGRYAGNDFYRKKEFNRSGSQHVKSAPRWEGGQERNIRISSKIADEEKNEYNGRIHAREYSSGSRLKRHGNDSDGWERKQYGDYAGFKSRRLCDDGSHHVYSDHHVYSENHSRHSVERSYRNSSSKLSADKYSSRHHESSLPTRLAYDKHGCSPRHSERSPHDRARYYDNKDHTSARRSPYGRDRSPYDRDRSPYGRDRSPYSRERSPYSRDRSPYSRERSPYNREKSLHGRERSPYSRERSPYNREKSLHGRERSPCDRNWDRSRNRDLKLRSPIHAERSPQNRGRHHGYRDRTPNLIEQFPFDRTRQNNDRETSNKTLSTEKHNSQHSCKNPENKNIQKEPTLSGKELIGERSVHDANGPVVKGVCNEPEKEQESCRPAINCQDSPCLLLPTEEQPSMEEDMDICDTPPHVPVFADSSSGKWFYLDYCGLEHGPSKLSDIKVLVDEGVLMSDHFIKHIDSDRWLTVENAASPLVAQSFPLIVSDSITQLVNPPEASGNLLSDTGDILQSGPKNDQERQAPFLKSMLYPDDNMLAPEPLDDLHFDERVGVLLEGYDVIPGRELEAITEALQMNFEYAEWDDLGAYKGFPEPDTCLSMDHDSKVDFASNEQDFDKDNGFTLGVPDDWFSAQWSCKGGDWKRNEESQDRYSKKKLVLNDGFPLCQMPNYGCEDPRWARKEDLYYPSHNRKLDIPLWAFCTDELVDCSGTVSRPVQSKFISVRGVKGNVHSVVRINSCVVKDQGSLVSESHHKTQGKDRYHSRSARPLSSTRDSKRSSSEEDSQFKTVIDQGSQGYCKSVESINISQDHLCAVHDLQLHLGDWYYLDGSGRERGPSSFSDLQSLVDQGIIKKYSSVFRKCDKLWVPVTSSTETLDVHHKSHQESSSASSEFSEHQGVSFGEPHSKSNMFNSIYPQFVGYTRGKLHELVIKSYKSREFAAVINEVLDPWINARQPKKEVEKQIYWKSEGDAHASKRIRVLVEDSEEESDFEDDSFIIENDKSTLEALSGDVTFSAEENGVTVSKEERWGLLDGRMLARVFHFLRSDLKSLVFASMTCKHWKASVKFYKEVSKNVNLSSLGHFCTDSILWNIVNAYEKDKIKSMILMGCTNITADMLEKVFLLFPGLSTVDIRGCNQFEELTPKFSNVKWIKSRNSRITKIADEPHKIRSLKQITDQSLSVSKASSFGIRDNFGELKVYFDSVDKRDTVKQLFRQNLYKRSKLYDARKSSSILSRDARTRRWSIKKSESGYKKMEEFLASRLREIMKANACDFFVPKVAEIEAKIKRGYYSGHGLSSVKEDISRMCRDAMKAKNRGDANDMNHVISLFIQLATRLEESSKYVNDRDAQLKLSGNDLPLAFCSTSSKYKKNRLVTERKYRSDGIHGGLDNGEYASDREIRRRLSKLNKKSMDSESETSDDLDRSSEDGNSDGDTSTSNTDSDQEAHLERRTRESKGNGYFTPSDGLDFITDEREWGARMTKASLVPPVTRKYDVIDQYVIVADEDDVQRKMRVSLPDDYAEKLAAQKNGTEESDMELPEVKDYKPRKRLENEVIEQEVYGIDPYTHNLLLDSMPEGLDWSLQEKHVFIEETLLRTLNMQVRHFTGTGSTPMSYPLQPVIQEIERCAEEHRDARMIGMCQGILKAIGRRPDDKYVAYRKGLGVVCNKEEGFGEDDFVVEFLGEVYPVWKWFEKQDGIRSLQKNSKDPAPEFYNIYLERPKGDADGYDLVVVDAMHKANYASRICHSCRPNCEAKVTAVGGHYQIGIYSVRKIQHGEEITFDYNSVTESKEEYEASVCLCGSQVCRGSYLNLTGEGAFQKVLKEWHGILDCHYLMLEACELNSVSEEDYNDLGRAGLGNCLLGGLPDWLVAYAARLVRFINFERTKLPEAILKHNLEEKRKYFSDICLEVERSDAEVQAEGVYNQRLQNLAVTLDKCF